The DNA window GGCCTCGCGGAAGGTCGCGGCCCGCCCCATCCCGGCGGGGGTGCCGACCAGCAGCTCGGTCTCGCTGATCGGGTACGTTCCGGCGGAGTGCCGGGTCATCCGGGTGATCGGGCCGAACCGGGGGTCGGCGAGGGCGGCGCGCATCCGTTCCGGGTCCAGGGCGAACGGTGGGTGCTCGCCCCGGGTCGGCACCGCCGCTCCGGTGGGTCGGCTGACGGTGCGTCGCGCCTTGGGCGGCGGGTCGGACGGTGTGATCAGCAGGCGGGGCGCCGGATCGCCGCAGACGCGGCAGCGGAAGGTCCGGCTGACGCGATGCCGGGTGACCGTGCCGGTGGCGGAGACGGCGATCAGGCCGCCGGTGTCGCGGATGCCGTGGTGCCGGTCGGTGGCCAGGGCGCCGACGGCGTCCCCGAGCCAGGGCGGGAAGGCGGCGGCCGTACCGGACCCGGCGGGCGGCGGGGTCGCGGAACCGCTTGCCTCCAGTCGCTCGCGCTCCGCGCGGTCGTGGCCGAAGCGCTCCTCCGGCTCCCACCGCAGATAGAGCGAGGCCGCCTGGGCGCAGCCGGCGCACCCGGTGGAGCCGCCGGGGGTCCACAGCGGCCCGATCAGGGTCTCCGAGGCGGTGATCCGCACCGAGAGCAGCGGCCGGTCGGCGGTCCGGGCCCAGGCCAGGGCCTGGCGTTCCCAGCCCACGTCGAACCCGCCGCGGCAGGCCAGCAGGGGTCCGGTCGCATCCGGGCCGCCGAGTGCGGCGGCCCAGCCCGGCCAGTCCCAGCCGGCGGGGGCTCCGGGGCCCACCCGTGGCGGGTGCCCGGGGGCGGCCGGTGCGGCGGGGACAGCCGGTGCGGCGGTGTCGGGCTTGGCGATGTCGGGCTTGGCGATGTCGGGCTTGGCGATGTCGGGCTTGGCGATGTCGGTCATGCGCACCACACCAGCCCGCTGACGACGGGCAGTTCGCCCAGCACCGGGTCGGCGGTGCGCCGGGCGGCGTGCAGGCGGCGCCCCTGCTCGGCCAGCACCTTCTCGACCTGCTGGAGCCCGGCGCGCACCGCCGCGTCCGGCAGGGTTTCGATCAGCGCGGTGCCGGGGCCGCCGTCTCCGAGCCGCTCCCGGAGTGCGGGGTCGGCCTGGGCTGCGGCCGCCCCGGCGCCGAGTGCCGCGTACAGCGCTGTGTCGGGGTCGGGGCCCCAGGCCCGGGCGCGGAGGGTGCCGGTGGTGTCCTCGACGGCGGCCAGTGCCCAGCCGAGCCCGGGTAGGGCCCGTACCTCGGCGTGGATGGAGCGCCGGAAGTAGTCCTCGGTGACGCTCCACAGCGACCGCTGGCCGGCGTCGGTGAGGCCCTGCCAGTCCAGTCGGCGCAGCGCCGGACGGTTCGTCAGCTCGGCGTCCAGGCAGCGCAGCGCTCCGTCGAGCAGCCAGCGCGGAGCCGTGGAACCGGCGGCGGCAGCCACCGGCGGGCCCCCGGCCGCGCCCGGCGGTCGCCACTGCGGCGGGCAGTCCTGGGCGGCCAGCACACGTACGGCCGCGAGCAGGGCGTCCAGAACCGCCTCGGCGCGGTTGTGCCCCCAGCCTGCGGTGGGCTGCGGCGGGCGGCTGCCGAGCGGCCGGGCGGTGGCCAGCGAGACGGGCATCTGGATCAGCGTGGCGTCGTCTCCCCGGGCGACCAGGCCGCTCCACGGCTGGGTGAGGGCGGCGAGCGCTTCCAGGGTGGCGGCGGCGCTCAGCTCTGCCTGCTCGGTCGGCTCCGCCGGTGCTGCGTGCTGGTCGAGCAGGGCCAGGGGGGCGGCGCAGCGCTCCCAGGTCGGGGCGGGGGTGCCGGGCGCGGCCGGGAGCTGCCGGGTGCGCAGTTGCCCGCCGTGTACCAGCGTCGGGCCCGGCGCGGGGTCGCCGATCCCGGTGAGCAGGGCCAGTGCCGCGCTCGCGGCGAGCGATCCGGCCAGTACCGCGCTGAGCGGGCGCGGCGCCGGGCCGTCCGGGGTGGCGTCGATCCAGGCCCGTACCCGCCGCAGCAGCGGCGCGGGGTGCGCGGGGAGGGCGCCGACCGGCCCGACCAGGGCGAAGTCGCGTCCGGCGTGGACCGGGATCAGTGGGACGCCGGCGTACTCCTCCGGTCGGGGCGGCTCCCCGGGGGTGTCGGCGTCGTCCACCAGGACGGCCAGGTCGCAGTCGGCCGCCCGGGGGGTGGGGCGCTCACTGCGCCGGATGTCCTCGACGCCGTAGCTCCGCAGGGTCCGCTCGACCAGCCGGGCCGCCGGACCGCCGCCGACGACGGCGACGGTGGCGCCGCGCAGCCGCGCGAAGACCCGGTACGGGTCGTCGCTCCGCGCCTCCAGGAAGGCGAGCACCTCGGCGTGGCGGGCGGCGGTCGCCGGGTCCGGCGGTGGGGCGGTCAGCGCGTCCAGGTCGAGCAGGACGCCTTCCCGCAGCAGGCGGTCCAGGATGTGGCGCAGGACGGGCCGGGCGGCTTCGTCGCCGAGGTCGCGGACCAGGTCGTCCAGGCTGGTGCCGGCGGCCAGCAGGCCCAGTCGGCTGTCGAGCAGCGGATACAGGCCGGGCGGCCCGGCCAGGACGAACGAGCGTCCGGCCCGGGCCCAGTGGACGCCCTGCGGGACCGGCGCATAGTGGGCGTCGGGGCGCAGCTTGACCCTCACGCGGGGCCTCCCTCGGGGTGCGGCGGGGACGGGAGGCGGTCCAGTTCGACGGCCCACTCGGCGGCGTGGACGCCGGTGCGCACCTCGGGCAGCGCCTCCTCGAAGTACCCCATCCGACGGCGCTCCATCAGCCGGGGCAGCACCCGGACCATCAGCGCGCTGGCCAGGTCGACATACTGCGGCTTCTCCCGGCGGCGGGCGGCGACGATCTGCTGGATCTGCGCGGCCGTACCGGCCTCCGGCGCGCTGCCGTCGCGGTCGCGGTCTCGGTCCAGGCCGGGCATCCGCCACAGCGGGGTCTTGATGACGATCTGCTCGGGGACGTCGTGCCGGGCACGCCAGGCGGTGACCGCGAGCAGGTCGCTGACCTCGTCGGCGGGCTCCGCCGGGGCGGGCAGGTCAGCGCCCGGGTACCAGCGTCGGCGCTGGAGCACGCAGTGCCCGGCGACCAGGCGCGGATACGCGGTGGTGCCGCCGGTCCGGGCGTCGTGGTCGCGGCGGGCCCGGTGGGTGCGTTCGACCGGGTCGAAGGCGACCAGGCTCGGGCCGTACAGCCAGACCGCCAGCAGCAGCGCGGGGGGCTGGGCGTCGATCCACTTCATGCCGAGGGAGAGCACCCGGACCGGGGCGCCGTCGCCGTCGAGCAGGCCGAGCCGGTCGGTGGCCGGGTCGTGGACCAGGCGGGCGGCGGCCCAGTCCCGTGCGGTCATGGTGCGGTCCAGCAGGCGCATCCGGTGGTTGAGGTTGCTGCCGTGCAGCCCGTGGTCCTCGACCAGGCGGGGGCCGTCCGAGCCGTAGAGGGCGTGGAGGCGGCGGCGCAGCCGGTCCGGCGGGTCGCCGTGCGGGTCCGCCTGGGGCTGGCCGAGGAACCGCGTGGTGAGCTGGCCGTGGCCGGGATAGCAGGCGTTGACCACCAGCCGGTCGCCGGCGGGCTGCACCAGCATGCCGTAGGAGGCGCCGTCGGCGGAGAACCGGTCGGGTACGGCTGCCGCCAGTTCGGCCAACCAGTCGGCGCCGAAGCGCAGCTCCTCCTCGGCGCGGGCCGCCAGCAGGCGGTCGCCGAGCGCGGTGCAGGCGTCGGCCCGGGTCTTGAGCAGCGCGGCCAGCGAGCCGTCGGCGGGGCCGTGGTCGGCCGCGGTCTGCTCGGTCAGCGCGGCCTGCCGGGCGCGGACCTCGGCGACCAAATCCTGGGCGTGGTCGAGCAGCGGGGCCTGTCCGCCGCTGCCGAACCGGTCCACAAAGGCCCGGGTGAGCAGGGACCGCGCATCGTGGTGGCGGTCGAACATGGCGTAGAAGCGGGCGACCGCGGCCAGGTCGCGGAGTGGCTGATCGTAGCCGTCGCGGCTCACCGTGCGCGGGGCGAGCAGGTAGTCCTCGTTGACCCGCAGCCGGGCCGGGGCCGCGCTGAGGGCGTTGAGCTGCTTCTCGGTGGCCTCGATGCGGTTGAGGGCGGCGGTCCGCTCGGTCACCGAGCCCCGGGCGGCCAGGTCGAGTGCGTCGCGCAGCCGGGTGAGCAGCGGCGCGGCCTCGGGGCAGCGGTCGGCGAGCGCGTGCTCGGCGTCGCCGAGCAGGTCGGCGCTCTGCTCGTCCAGCACGGGCCCGGCGACCAGGATCTGGGCTCGGGCGGCGGCGGTGACCAGGGCCTCGGCCTCCTGCGGGGGGATGGCCAGCCGGAGCGCGGTCTGCTCGATCAGTGCCTCGGTGGGGATCGGCCCGAGCGCGGTCAGCCGCAGTACGGTCGCCAGGCCGTCGTTGAGCACGGCGCCGAGCAGCCGGGACCGGCCGTCGGCGCGGTGCAGAAAGCGGATCCGGTCGCCCTCCTCACGCAGCATGGGGTTGCGCGCCAGCAGGCCGGGGATGGGCGCGGTGCCTGCGGAGACCGCGTCGGGCGGGTTGGCGATGCCGCCCACCAGGCCGGAGAGCAGCGGCTGGTCGATGCTCAGCAGTCCGGCCGCCTGGCGCCGGTCGAAGCGGGTCTGGTCCAGCGGGGTGCCGTCCGGCGACCAGGTCGCGAAGCCGGCGGCGGTGAGGCGGGAGAGCGGGCTGACCCGCAGGATGGCGCGGGCGTAGTGCTGGATCAGGCCGCGTTCGGACTTGCGGTCCCTGGCTGATGGGCGGCCGGGGCTGCGGCGGTAGCGCAGCACGGCGTCCAGCATCTGCGGGGAGTTCAGCGCGAGCGAGAGCTGGAACGGCTCCGACCCGAGGGCCTCGGCGAAGGCAACGCGTTCCTGGGTGAGGAAGGTGGGGTGGCCGGTCTGGACGGCGGTGCGGGCCAGCAGCCTGCGTTCGGCGGCGTCGAGCCAGGCGACGACGACTGCGGGGAGGTCGGCCGGCCAGGGGCCGGGCCCGGGGTCGCGCCCGTTGTAGACGGCGCGCTTGAGGTGCAGCAGGCGGTGCCGGAGTCGGCCTTCGGCGGTCCCGGCCAGGGCGAACAGCGCGTCGCAGGCGGGTTCGCTCAGCTCAGCGCAGCGGCGTTCGGCCGCGTACAGGGCGCCGAGCGCGGTACGCAGCGGGGGTGCGCTCAGCCGGCGGCCGGCGGCCGGCGGTCGGGTTGATGCGCAGCATCACGCTGTCGGCGAGCGTCCACCGTCCGGGCTCTGCCGGGGGCGTCGGGGCGGCCGAGTCCTGCGCGGCGTCGGTCAGCACGGGGAGAGTTCCTCTCGCTCGGGGGAATCACCCGGGAAGTGCGCCAGGGGGGGGTGGTGCGCCAGGGGAAGTACGCCGGGGGGAGGTGCGCGCGCCGGGGTCAGCGGGGCGCGAGTTCGCCGGCCCGGGCGCGCATGCGCTCCACGGAGCTGAGCCCGGTCAGGCGGTCGGCCGCCTCGCTCAGCCCGAAGCACAGGTAGTAGCGCCGCAGCGGAGTGATGCCGAAGCAGGTCAGCGTGGGGTAGACGGTGTTCAGCAGCACCCGGTAGGCGGTCTGGCGGTAGTTCTGCTCGGCCACCTGGCGGTTGGTCAGATACGCGGCGATGAACTCGCTGCGCACCGGCGGGCCCATCGGGTACTCCATCGGGCCGACGGCGCTCTGCAACGCCCGCTCGTCCAGCAGGCCGGCGGCGCACATGCCCTCGGCCACGCCCCAGCCACGGCCGATCGCGGACTGCCAGGAGTGCAGCAGCGGGTCATCGACGGGTGCGGTCAGCGCGTCGAGGAAGACCTCCTCGTCCTGCGCGAAGCGCTGGGCGAAGACGGACCCGAGGTCGGCGTGGTTGCCGGTCGCCGAGCAGACGCCCTCCACATGGGAGCGGAAGGCGAGCGTCCCGACGCCGTAGCCCAGCGGATGCGAGCGCGCCACCAGGGCCATCACCCGGGCGAGGGTGGGCAGCAGCTCGGCGTCGGGCAGTTCGGCGGTGTCCAGGACGGGTTCCAGATAGCCGGCGGTGATGAGGTCGCGGGCCCGCAGGACGTCCGGGGCGAGCTGCTCGGCGTCCTCGTCCGGTCCGGCGGTGACATGGCCCTGCGGGTGCAGCGGCAGGGGGTCGCCCTTCTGGTTCTCCCAGCGGGCCAGCTGTCCGGCGCGCCGCAGGTAGTCCTCCACTGCGGGCGGTTCACCGGGGCGCTCGGCGGCGATCCGGCCGGCGGTCTCCAGGAACTCCTCAAGGTGCGCGGTGCGGTCGGGATAGGCGCGTACGACGACGCGCAGATGCGAGCCGTGCAGCCAGCCGCGCCGCAGCTGGACGACCGGAAGCTGCTGCGTGGATTTCAATCGCCGGATCGGCGAGGACATCGCACGCAGCAGCTCCCGAGGCTGCGTTGAATAGTCGGTGATGCATACGGCCGTGCCCGGGCCGATTCTGTCCATGTCGTGACTCCCGGAGGAACACGGAGCGCCGCGCCGGCGTGAGGCCGGACGAACGTCCGCAGATAGGCCGGTCCGCTGAATCCACCGGTGACGCTACTTTGAATTCATGATGCGTTCAGCGCGTCATTCCGGAATGCGGGAGGTCAGCAGCAGGAGGTGGACAGCGAGCCGCTGATGCCCAGGTCGGCCTCGCCGAGGATCTCCTCGCCGTCGGGGGTGACGGTCGGGAAGATGATGATCGCGGAGGCGCCCATGTCCGGGAGCGCGACACTGTCGGTCACGTCCAGGACCTCCAGCTCGTTCACGTCGAATGCGCCGAAGTCGATGCTCATTGTCTTTTCCCTTCGTCGGTTGCCGCGTGGATTTCGGTGCCACGCGAACGACCATCAGCTTCCTGGGGCCGCCGCATTCGCGCAAGCACGTCCGATGACATCAACGTGCCATCGCGCGGTCGGCTCGGCGCGTCCGCAATGTCCCCTTTGGGGCTTTTCCTCGAAACTGTTCGCATCAAAGGCGGCAAGCCGGACATCCCCGAGGTGCAGTTTGGTGCCAGATTCCGCCGCACCCCGGGCCGTGCACTGGACGCGGCGGTGGCTCTCGCCCACAGTCGGGTGCTGCCAGCGCATGCCGTGCCGTCGCCTTCGGCCGACCGCCGGCCCCGACTCCGTGCGCTCGACCGCCGCGACCGGGAGTTCGTGGCCCGTAGCGCCCCTGGACGCACATCGGAGCCCAATGTGATCACAGCGCAGGGATTGACCCGAGTCTTCCGCACCCGTTCCGGTCCGGTGGAGGCGGTCTCCGGAGTCGATCTGACGGTCGAGGACGGCGAAGTCGTCGGCTTCCTCGGCCCCAACGGCGCCGGGAAGACCACCACCGTCCGCATGCTCTGCACACTGCTGAAGCCGACCTCCGGCACCGCCACCGTGGCCGGCCACGACGTGGTCCGGCAGCGGGCCGAGGTGCGGCGGCGGATCGGCTATGTCGGCCAGAGCGGCTCCGGCGGCGAGCACCGCGCGGGGGACGAACTGCGTACCCAGGCGATGCTCCAGGGCCTGGACAGAGCCGCGGCCACCGCCCGGGCGGCCGAACTCGCCGAGCAGTTCGACCTCGGCGAGCTGCTGGAGCGGCCGTGCAGCAAGCTGTCCGGCGGGCAGCGCCGCCGCCTCGACCTGGCGCTGGGGCTGGTGCACCGCCCCGGACTGCTCTTCCTCGACGAACCGACCGCAGGTCTCGACCCGCAGGCGCGCGCCAACCTCTGGGACCACCTGCGCACGCTCCGTGCCGAACAGGGCACCACGATCTTCCTCACCACGCACTACCTGGACGAGGCCGACGCCCTCTGCGACCGCATCCTGGTGATCGACGGCGGGCGCATCGTCGCCTCCGACACCTCGGACGCGCTCAAGAACCAGATCGGCGGCGACGTCATCATCCTGGAGAGCGACCAGATCGGCGACATCACAGCCGTCGCCACCCGGGTCCTCCCGGACTGCCGCCCGGACTCCACGGTCGGCTCGGTCCACCTCCACTGCGCGGACGCGCAGCGCCGGCTGCCCGAGCTGCTGCGAGCCCTCCACGAGGCGGGGGTCGAGCTCACCTCGATCGCCGTCAAACGCCCCACCCTGGAGGACGCCTTCCTGCGGCTGACCGGCCGTTCGCTGCGCGAGGAGGGCCGCGGTGCCGCCCCGGCGGAGCAAGCCCCCCAACCCGACCAGGCAGCGACCGGGGACGCCCCCGCCGAGCCGATCCACTCCGAGGTGGCCTCGTGACCACAGCACGCACCAGCCTGATCATCTTCCGCCGGTCGATGCACTACACCCTGCGCAACCCCGCCTGGGTGATCGCCGGACTCCTCCAGCCGCTGCTCTACCTCACCCTCTTCGCGCCGCTGCTGTCCCGGCTCACCGAGGTGCCGGGCTTCGGCGACAACCCGTGGCGGGTCTTCGTCCCCGGGCTGCTGGTGCAGCAGTCGGTCTTCGCCTCGGTCTTCGTGGGGTTCGGCGTGATCGCCGACACCCGCTCGGGCGTACTGGACCGCATGCGGGTGACGGCGGCCAGCGAGCTTGGCCTGCTGATCGGGCGGGTGCTGCGCGATGTGGTGGTGCTCACCGCCCAAGGCGTGCTGCTGGTCCTCGGCGCACTGCTGGCCGGGCTGCGCGCCTCCCTCGTCGGCGTGCTGATCTCCTTCGCGGTGCTGGGCGTGCTGGGCCTGGCCATGTCGGCGCTCTCCTACGGCCTGGCGCTGCGGCTGCCCGCCGAGGACGTCTTCGGCCAGCTCATCAACAGCCTGACGCTGCCGACCCTGCTGCTCTCCGGGGTGCTGCTGCCGATGACGCTGGCCCCGGGCTGGCTGTCCGGCCTCTCCAAGGCCAACCCGCTCTCCCATGTGGTGACCGGGACCCGGGCGCTGTTCCAAGGGCAGCTGACCGGCAGCGGCGCCATGACCGGCGCGGCGGTGGCGGTCGGTCTGGCGCTGCTGACCCTCTGGTTCGGCCTGCGCTCCCTCCGTACCGACGAACGCTAGTGCCGCGCCCGCCCGAGCACCGGAGGAAAGGGATCTGACGTGACCGTGAGCACCGCCGAGGTGCGCACCCGCCACCGGCTGGAACGGCACCGGCTGGGCAACGGGCTGACCGTGCTCCTGCTGCCGGACCCCGAGGTCTCGGCCGTGGGCGTCACCGTGAGCTATGACGTCGGCTACCGCACCGAGGCGCGGTCCGGCTTCGCCCACCTCTTCGAGCATCTGATGTTCCAGGGCAGCGCCTCGCTGCCCAAGCTCGCCCACGCGCAGCACATCCAGGCCGCCGGCGGCGCCTTCAACGGCGCCACGCACCGGGACCACACCGCGTACTACCAGGTGGTACCGGCCGAGGCGCTGGAGCTCGTGCTCTTCCTGGAGGCGGACCGGATGCGGTCCCCGCGCATCACCCAGGAGAACATCGACAACCAGGTCGCGGTGGTCGCCGAGGAGATCCGGCGGAACATCCTCGGCCGCCCCTACGGCGGATTCCCGGCGTTCCAGCTGCCCGAGCTGCTCTTCACCCGGCACGCCAACACCCACAACGGCTACGGCGACTTCGCGTCCCTGGCGGATGTGGAGGTGGCGGAGTGCGAGGAGTTCTTCGACCGGCACTACGCACCGGGCAGCGCGGTCCTGGCCATCAGCGGCAACTTCGACCCGGCCCGTGCGCTGGACCTCGTCGACCGGTACTTCGGCCCGCTGCCCGGCAGGCCCGCCGCCGACCGGCCGCCGACCGCCGAACCGCCCCCGGCCGAGCCCGTCGCCGTCACCCGCCGCGACCCGCTGGCCCCGGTGCCCGCGCTGGCCGTCGCCTGGCGCTGCCCGCCGCCCGGCTCGCCCGAGTACCGGGCCGCGCTGCTCGCCGCCTCGGTCCTCGGGGACCCCGAGTCGGGTCGGCTGCGCCGGGTCCTGGTGCGGGAGCGGGCGCTGGCCACCCAGGCGGCCGTACTGCCCTCGCTCACCGGGCAGGCGTACGACGCCAGGGACCCCGAGGCGATCGTGGCGACCGCCGTCTGCGGCACCGGCGCCTCGCCCGACACCGTCGCCGCCGCCGTCCAGGAGGAGCTGTCCCGGATGGCCCGCGCCGCCGAGCAGGACGGCGGCCTGACCCGGCAGGAGGTGGAGTCGGCCGCGCGCCGGCTGCGCACCGCCTGGTACGTCGAGCTGGACACCGTGGCCGCGCGGGCCCGCCGGCTGGCCGCCTTCGAGGTGCTCT is part of the Peterkaempfera bronchialis genome and encodes:
- a CDS encoding thiopeptide-type bacteriocin — protein: MSIDFGAFDVNELEVLDVTDSVALPDMGASAIIIFPTVTPDGEEILGEADLGISGSLSTSCC
- a CDS encoding M16 family metallopeptidase, translated to MTVSTAEVRTRHRLERHRLGNGLTVLLLPDPEVSAVGVTVSYDVGYRTEARSGFAHLFEHLMFQGSASLPKLAHAQHIQAAGGAFNGATHRDHTAYYQVVPAEALELVLFLEADRMRSPRITQENIDNQVAVVAEEIRRNILGRPYGGFPAFQLPELLFTRHANTHNGYGDFASLADVEVAECEEFFDRHYAPGSAVLAISGNFDPARALDLVDRYFGPLPGRPAADRPPTAEPPPAEPVAVTRRDPLAPVPALAVAWRCPPPGSPEYRAALLAASVLGDPESGRLRRVLVRERALATQAAVLPSLTGQAYDARDPEAIVATAVCGTGASPDTVAAAVQEELSRMARAAEQDGGLTRQEVESAARRLRTAWYVELDTVAARARRLAAFEVLYADAEQALEAPALPTGDGLDQVRAAAAALADCPPAVLSLEPDQGAA
- a CDS encoding ABC transporter permease, with protein sequence MTTARTSLIIFRRSMHYTLRNPAWVIAGLLQPLLYLTLFAPLLSRLTEVPGFGDNPWRVFVPGLLVQQSVFASVFVGFGVIADTRSGVLDRMRVTAASELGLLIGRVLRDVVVLTAQGVLLVLGALLAGLRASLVGVLISFAVLGVLGLAMSALSYGLALRLPAEDVFGQLINSLTLPTLLLSGVLLPMTLAPGWLSGLSKANPLSHVVTGTRALFQGQLTGSGAMTGAAVAVGLALLTLWFGLRSLRTDER
- a CDS encoding ATP-binding cassette domain-containing protein; this translates as MTRVFRTRSGPVEAVSGVDLTVEDGEVVGFLGPNGAGKTTTVRMLCTLLKPTSGTATVAGHDVVRQRAEVRRRIGYVGQSGSGGEHRAGDELRTQAMLQGLDRAAATARAAELAEQFDLGELLERPCSKLSGGQRRRLDLALGLVHRPGLLFLDEPTAGLDPQARANLWDHLRTLRAEQGTTIFLTTHYLDEADALCDRILVIDGGRIVASDTSDALKNQIGGDVIILESDQIGDITAVATRVLPDCRPDSTVGSVHLHCADAQRRLPELLRALHEAGVELTSIAVKRPTLEDAFLRLTGRSLREEGRGAAPAEQAPQPDQAATGDAPAEPIHSEVAS